The nucleotide window GCACGAACGTCTTCGGCTTGACCACGTCGTGGCGCTGCGCCGTGCGCATCCAGAGCACGATGTACGGCGGCCTTCGCATCCGCGGATCGTATGGATAGAACAGTCCGTGCAGCTCGCCGCGCTGATTGCGGGGGCGCACGCCGCGAACCTCGACGCTGACGGGCACAGTCGCCAGGCCCCGGCATATTTCCGCTGCCAGCGCGCGCGCGCAGGTGGTGCATCCCGCGAGGTTGCCGGTCTCGAGCACGCGCATCAGGGCGTCGAGCGAGTTGCGCGCGGCATCGCTCGCGACATAGTCGTAGCGCTCGACGGTGTCGCTCTTGAGGTAAGTGCGCTGCGCGCGCGAGGAGAGCCGGTAAAAAAACGCCGGCAGCCGCGTCTCGGAATTCGTGCGAAGGGTCAGGCCGGTAGCCACCACGCCTCCATCGCCGGATACTCACTTCCGGCGCCGCATCCACGGGAATATCATCACCGCAATAGTCACAAGGGGCAAGCACTATGCAACTGAGTAGCGTCGAAATCTCGAAACCAACGGACTCCAACGTGATCGTCGGACAGGCGCACTTCATCAAAACCGTCGAGGACGTTTACGAGGCTCTCGTGCAGGCGGTGCCGGGAATCAAGTTCGGGCTGGCGTTCTGCGAGGCGTCGGGCCCATGCCTGATTCGGCGCACCGGCACCGACCCGGCGCTGGAACAGTCGGCGGTCGAAGCGGCGGCGGCAATCGGGGCGGGACACGTGTTCGTGGTGATTCTTGGCAACGCATTTCCGGTCAACGTGCTCAATCAGATCAAGTCCGTGAGCGAGGTATGTACAGTCTTTTGCGCGACCGCGAACCGGCTGCGCGTGATCGTGGCGGAGGACGCAGGCGGACGCGGCGTCGTTGGGGTGATCGACGGCGGTTCGCCCAAGGGGGTCGAGAGCGGCGGCGATCAGGCCGAGCGGCGCGCGATGCTGCGGCGATTCGGCTACAAGCAATAAGGCAGGGGTGACCCCTGCGAATTAATACTGGCCCGTCGTGCCAACGACCGCGCTCCGTTGGCGGCGGCATGAAGGAAGAATCACCTGCGCGGTGGGCGGCAGGGGCTGCGGCCCCTGCACCCGCAGTGAGAAGACGCGAAAATCTGCGCAGCGCATCTTTTCGCGACTACGCGATGGCAGGGGCAGGGCTGGCCAGTGTTAAGATCCGTTGGCGCGCGCGGCGATGAGAAACTCGCGGTTGGTGCTTACACGGAATATTATCGACCGAAAGTTTTGAGGAATGGTTAAGCTGTTGAAGGAGAGCTTTGCGTAACCGGATGTCGGTGCTGAAGCGATACGCGCTGGCGCGCGAGATCCTTCGCTGCGCTCAGGATGACAAAAAAAAGCAAGCGGGCGCCCGTGTCATTCTGAGCGAAGGCTGCTGTGATTGAGCCGAAGCCCTGAGTACTCGAAGGGGAAGAATCTCGACGGATGCTCCGGCGTTCGGTGCTAATTACACAAAGATCCCTTGATGACGCGGCTCTATTGGAGCGTTTCGGGCGAGGACGAAAGGCAAAAGTTGAGGGTCTGTGGAAAGTCGCACGTCGAGGGCGGGACGGTGGTCTGGCCAAACGG belongs to Candidatus Binatus sp. and includes:
- a CDS encoding adenosine-specific kinase, whose protein sequence is MQLSSVEISKPTDSNVIVGQAHFIKTVEDVYEALVQAVPGIKFGLAFCEASGPCLIRRTGTDPALEQSAVEAAAAIGAGHVFVVILGNAFPVNVLNQIKSVSEVCTVFCATANRLRVIVAEDAGGRGVVGVIDGGSPKGVESGGDQAERRAMLRRFGYKQ